One stretch of Weissella koreensis KACC 15510 DNA includes these proteins:
- a CDS encoding YlbF family regulator: protein MINIYDNVNAVASDLVKTEQYTALQVALNEMHADKEAEAIFKRFQAEQQTMQAAIQGGTEPSEDQIKSWQAVAADMDTSDVLKKLMAAEGAMNNLLQEVNEIVTKPIAELYK from the coding sequence ATGATTAATATTTATGATAATGTCAACGCTGTTGCCAGTGATTTGGTTAAAACAGAACAATATACTGCATTACAAGTAGCATTAAATGAAATGCACGCTGATAAGGAAGCTGAAGCAATCTTTAAGCGATTCCAAGCAGAACAACAAACAATGCAAGCTGCCATTCAAGGTGGTACAGAGCCTAGTGAAGACCAAATCAAAAGCTGGCAAGCTGTGGCTGCTGATATGGATACATCAGATGTATTGAAGAAGTTGATGGCTGCTGAAGGAGCAATGAATAACTTGTTGCAAGAGGTTAATGAAATTGTAACTAAGCCAATCGCAGAATTATACAAGTAA
- a CDS encoding 3'-5' exoribonuclease YhaM family protein — MNEQKQLKDYQLDENIQMFALLKQIDSRVTNSGKPYLAITIADRSMEISGMKWDSNEAEFKALEAGQVVFVKGIRQSYRDKPQLKFLEIRPAQSGEPQNVSDFVPSGPMKAAEMEEEVNTIIFKIINPTWQRIVRFLLNQYREQFFAYPAAKSNHHAFAGGLGYHTLSIARLAQSVAKQYEQIDESLLLAGALLHDLGKVIELSGPIATTYTVPGNLIGHIVLIDEQIVLAAQELKLDLFSEDLVLLRHVVLAHHGQLEYGSPVRPLVQEANVLHQLDELDANLQSFANALDDTNPGEFSGRNWALDNRSIYRPMGN, encoded by the coding sequence ATGAATGAACAAAAACAATTAAAAGATTATCAATTGGATGAAAATATTCAAATGTTTGCTTTATTAAAACAAATCGATTCAAGGGTTACAAATAGCGGTAAACCATATTTAGCAATTACTATTGCTGATCGATCAATGGAAATTTCAGGGATGAAATGGGATTCTAATGAAGCAGAATTTAAAGCATTAGAGGCTGGACAAGTTGTTTTTGTTAAAGGAATTCGACAATCTTATCGTGATAAACCTCAATTAAAATTCTTAGAAATACGGCCAGCACAATCCGGTGAACCTCAAAACGTATCTGATTTTGTACCTAGTGGACCCATGAAAGCGGCAGAGATGGAAGAAGAGGTTAATACTATAATATTTAAAATTATTAACCCCACTTGGCAACGAATTGTAAGATTCCTATTGAACCAATATCGTGAACAGTTTTTTGCTTATCCAGCAGCAAAATCAAATCATCATGCTTTTGCTGGAGGATTAGGCTATCACACACTCTCTATCGCTCGTCTTGCTCAAAGTGTGGCAAAACAATATGAACAAATTGACGAAAGCTTATTATTAGCTGGGGCGTTGCTGCATGATCTGGGAAAAGTTATTGAACTCTCAGGACCGATTGCAACTACGTACACAGTACCAGGTAATTTAATTGGACATATTGTTTTAATTGATGAGCAAATTGTACTTGCCGCTCAAGAATTAAAATTAGATCTATTTAGTGAAGATTTAGTACTATTAAGGCATGTGGTCCTAGCTCATCATGGTCAATTGGAGTATGGATCACCAGTTCGACCACTAGTTCAAGAAGCTAATGTTTTGCATCAGTTGGATGAGTTGGATGCTAATCTTCAAAGCTTTGCGAATGCCTTGGATGATACTAACCCGGGAGAATTTTCGGGACGAAATTGGGCCTTGGATAATCGTTCAATTTATCGTCCAATGGGAAATTAG
- a CDS encoding FtsX-like permease family protein, producing MLLKLSLSGIQKRARDYIVLFSGLVLTVAIFYMFEAVATNKSFIHSSSSLSVLPTIFQLGSVLLGMITIFYLMYANSFLLTMRQREFGMYIMLGAKKSKVIQIMFGETFSVGLLSLLTGIGFGIGLTGLVSHLLIKILDFKAPHFQIWSGQAFSFTVIFFIILFILGAIFNGLILGKTKVIDLLKGEKRVKRVRIKAPQRFTLFILSIGLLAIGYYALYQVGNGKMQLNGIITGLITIPAGTYFVYLVVVTQIINWIKARPQTISKQLKTFTLSQIDFRMGQYARMLAVVTILLAMALGSLTVGLGFKSNVAIVNDRNYYYDAVLHNVSKEEQNLIKNSDMQSKMTNYQYKVMGEKVYYLDDDLALHVPKIRMDGKNFVPEKTDLKAKKLSNTWQTVLNDLYPYFMNPDLSKLKSVETLTKNEFNTIKEPVQVTTVVKTNDFHQYSKIWNKLDQLEIKHNNLNGEQYLSRYKGEQEIGEMAKGLEFMGFFLGIAFLAMMASTLMFKILSGAQDDRRRYQMLLKIGTQKKVIKKSIAQELGWLFAIPAGVGLIHVLFGLQMFKMMMTRPYHQIWIPIVIMGLFYMIYYLITVVMYQKLVLKGDLTK from the coding sequence ATGTTACTAAAATTATCTTTATCAGGGATTCAAAAAAGAGCTCGTGATTATATTGTTTTATTCTCAGGATTAGTTTTGACGGTGGCAATATTTTATATGTTTGAAGCGGTTGCGACTAATAAATCATTTATTCATTCCAGCTCTTCGCTTAGTGTTTTGCCAACGATTTTTCAATTAGGATCCGTTTTATTAGGGATGATTACAATTTTTTATTTAATGTATGCTAATTCGTTCTTATTAACGATGCGCCAACGCGAATTTGGAATGTATATTATGCTTGGTGCTAAAAAAAGCAAAGTCATTCAAATTATGTTTGGTGAAACATTCTCAGTTGGATTATTATCACTTTTGACTGGAATTGGATTTGGAATTGGATTAACTGGATTGGTTAGCCATCTATTGATTAAAATTTTAGATTTCAAGGCTCCGCATTTTCAAATATGGAGTGGACAAGCTTTTAGTTTTACAGTAATTTTCTTTATTATTTTATTTATCTTAGGAGCAATTTTTAATGGATTAATTTTGGGAAAAACAAAAGTCATTGACTTATTAAAAGGTGAAAAGCGGGTTAAGCGGGTTAGAATTAAAGCTCCTCAAAGATTCACTTTATTTATCTTATCAATAGGATTGTTGGCAATTGGATATTATGCGTTATACCAAGTTGGTAATGGCAAAATGCAATTAAATGGAATTATTACAGGTTTGATTACAATTCCAGCTGGAACTTATTTTGTTTATCTTGTTGTGGTTACGCAAATTATTAATTGGATCAAAGCACGACCACAAACTATTTCAAAACAATTAAAGACATTTACATTAAGTCAAATTGACTTTCGGATGGGTCAATATGCGAGAATGTTAGCGGTAGTAACGATTTTACTAGCGATGGCGTTGGGAAGTCTAACAGTTGGATTGGGTTTTAAGAGTAATGTGGCAATTGTAAATGATCGTAATTATTATTATGATGCTGTTTTACATAACGTAAGTAAAGAGGAGCAAAATTTGATAAAAAATAGTGATATGCAGTCTAAAATGACTAATTATCAATATAAAGTTATGGGTGAAAAAGTATATTATTTAGATGATGATTTAGCTTTACATGTGCCAAAAATTAGAATGGATGGTAAAAATTTTGTACCTGAAAAGACAGATTTAAAAGCCAAAAAATTATCAAACACATGGCAAACGGTTTTAAACGATTTGTATCCATATTTTATGAATCCTGATTTATCTAAGTTGAAATCGGTTGAAACTTTGACTAAAAATGAATTCAACACAATTAAAGAACCAGTTCAAGTTACTACAGTTGTTAAAACAAATGATTTTCATCAATATTCGAAGATATGGAATAAGTTAGACCAGCTGGAAATTAAACATAATAACTTAAATGGTGAACAATATCTAAGTCGCTATAAAGGTGAACAAGAAATAGGCGAGATGGCTAAAGGGTTAGAATTTATGGGCTTCTTCTTAGGGATTGCATTCTTAGCCATGATGGCAAGTACCTTGATGTTTAAGATTCTATCTGGGGCGCAAGATGATCGACGTCGTTATCAAATGCTTCTTAAAATTGGAACGCAAAAAAAGGTTATTAAAAAATCGATCGCGCAAGAATTAGGTTGGCTGTTTGCGATTCCAGCTGGTGTAGGGTTAATTCATGTTTTATTTGGATTACAAATGTTTAAGATGATGATGACTCGTCCGTATCATCAAATTTGGATTCCGATTGTCATTATGGGACTTTTTTATATGATATATTACTTAATTACAGTAGTTATGTACCAAAAATTAGTATTAAAGGGTGATTTAACGAAGTAA
- the rpsT gene encoding 30S ribosomal protein S20, whose amino-acid sequence MPIIEGSIKRARLNKVQRERNIAQSSAYRTEVKKFRKAVEAGSDNLQELYVNASSALDRAVSKGLIAKNKAARDKSRLAALLK is encoded by the coding sequence ATGCCAATTATTGAAGGTTCAATTAAGCGTGCTCGTTTGAACAAAGTACAACGCGAGCGTAATATCGCCCAAAGTTCAGCATACCGTACTGAAGTGAAGAAGTTCCGTAAAGCTGTTGAAGCTGGATCTGACAATTTACAAGAATTATATGTAAATGCTTCATCAGCACTTGACCGTGCTGTTTCAAAGGGTTTGATTGCAAAGAACAAGGCTGCTCGTGATAAGTCACGTTTGGCTGCTTTGCTTAAATAA
- a CDS encoding ABC transporter ATP-binding protein translates to MNILNVKNVSKIYGKKGEKSYEALKNLSFSMEKGEFIAIMGASGSGKSTLLNSISTLDTPTSGEIVIDGESIANLSGHKLAQFRSQKIGFIFQEFNLLENLTVAENIALPLSLQGTSAGKIKVAVQHVAKLLRIENLLSSYPEEISGGQKQRTAAARALVHNPSIILGDEPTGALDSKNAHSLLDTMQEMNQQQDVSILMVTHDAMSASYANRVLFIQDGQVYQELVKGQEESNESFYQDVLKVVSQLQ, encoded by the coding sequence ATGAATATTTTAAATGTTAAAAATGTTTCCAAGATTTATGGTAAAAAGGGTGAAAAGTCATATGAGGCTTTAAAAAATTTAAGTTTCTCGATGGAGAAAGGTGAATTCATCGCTATAATGGGTGCTTCAGGATCAGGAAAGTCAACTCTGTTGAATTCAATATCAACCTTAGATACGCCAACATCTGGTGAAATTGTCATTGATGGTGAATCTATCGCTAATTTATCAGGTCATAAGTTAGCTCAATTCCGTTCACAAAAAATTGGTTTTATTTTTCAAGAGTTTAATTTATTGGAGAATTTAACAGTGGCAGAAAATATTGCATTACCGTTATCTCTACAAGGAACCTCAGCTGGTAAGATTAAGGTAGCGGTTCAACACGTTGCTAAGTTATTACGAATTGAAAATTTGTTATCTAGTTATCCAGAAGAAATTTCTGGAGGACAAAAACAACGAACTGCTGCTGCACGGGCTTTAGTTCATAATCCATCCATTATCTTGGGTGATGAGCCTACTGGGGCTTTAGATTCAAAAAATGCTCATAGTCTTCTAGATACGATGCAAGAAATGAATCAGCAACAGGATGTTTCGATTTTGATGGTGACACATGATGCTATGAGTGCCAGCTACGCCAATCGGGTTCTATTTATTCAAGACGGTCAAGTTTATCAAGAATTAGTTAAGGGTCAAGAAGAATCAAATGAATCATTTTATCAAGATGTTTTAAAGGTTGTCTCACAATTACAATAA
- the rpsO gene encoding 30S ribosomal protein S15 yields the protein MAISAEKKTEIMKEFARHEGDTGSVEVQVAVLTADINSLNGHMSEHKHDFHSQRGLMKKIGRRRNLLRYLRNNDVSRYRDLIAKLGLRR from the coding sequence ATGGCAATTTCTGCAGAAAAAAAGACAGAAATCATGAAGGAGTTCGCACGTCACGAAGGTGATACTGGTTCAGTTGAAGTACAAGTTGCAGTTTTAACTGCTGACATCAACTCATTGAACGGGCATATGTCTGAACACAAGCATGATTTCCATTCACAACGTGGATTGATGAAGAAGATCGGTCGCCGTCGTAATTTGTTACGTTACTTACGTAACAATGACGTATCTCGTTACCGTGACTTAATCGCTAAGCTTGGTTTGCGTCGTTAA
- a CDS encoding transglycosylase domain-containing protein — MNNFLERIKKIHNWFQERFSHLHHRWDKTLGPVWYRFQINRWIIVAFLSLFFVISIMGTFEAKTTDVSNLKTRLKSTTEIYDASGNKAGSLAGGKGTFVSYKSISSNMTTAVLSTEDRNFYHEYGFSVTGLSRAALKIIWHKITFSSSGALSGGSTITQQLVKNAFLTQNQNITRKIRELFLAVQVENVYSKNDILAMYLNNAYFGEGVWGVQDASQKYFGINASQLNEKQAAMLAGMLQSPNGYDPLEHPEAAKNRRDQVLQNMVNNKKMDQATATNLMQTSIGADDYQVTSTNYEYPYYFDSVIDEAINKYHLKEQDIMQNGYKIYTNMNQDDQTNLQNDYANSYLNPIGVGSQAATVVLNAQTGGVRAVIGGRGAHEFRGFNRATQMKRQPGSTIKPIVDYAPALSRGYSYDSMLPNHEMTFGTNKYSPHNASNITTEDVPMYEALEKSYNIPAVWLSEKIGIDTSYKAGIKAGLPLTKDDKNYAMTIGGMSKGVSPLQLAQAYTSFANGGTMSDAHFITKIEDASGRVLVNTVKPKKTRLWSTKVTNEMTSMLMGVYTNGTGVAADPSGYQVAGKTGTTEFSSKTDSDNTTSEATDSWAVAYTPDIVNVTWTGNDNGSVIPSSLDQTAGPLMKRSLEQIIPNTAQTSFKVKSIRTQIANDSLNFNGTNSQISDNISGITGNITSGLKETGSTIKKGAETVWNGLRNNLGF, encoded by the coding sequence ATGAATAATTTTTTAGAAAGAATTAAAAAAATACATAACTGGTTTCAGGAACGTTTTAGCCATCTGCATCATCGTTGGGATAAAACGCTGGGGCCGGTCTGGTATCGTTTCCAAATTAATCGATGGATTATTGTGGCTTTTTTAAGCCTGTTTTTTGTTATTAGTATCATGGGAACATTTGAGGCTAAAACAACAGATGTTTCGAATTTGAAAACGCGTTTAAAGAGTACAACTGAAATTTATGATGCTAGTGGAAATAAGGCAGGGTCATTAGCTGGTGGTAAAGGAACTTTTGTATCCTACAAAAGTATTTCTTCGAATATGACTACTGCGGTTTTATCTACAGAAGATCGTAATTTTTATCATGAATATGGTTTTTCGGTTACGGGACTTTCGCGTGCTGCCTTGAAAATCATTTGGCACAAAATTACTTTTTCAAGTTCTGGTGCCTTGTCTGGTGGTTCAACGATTACCCAACAATTAGTTAAGAACGCTTTCCTGACTCAAAATCAAAATATAACGCGGAAAATCCGGGAATTATTTCTCGCAGTTCAGGTTGAAAATGTCTATTCTAAAAATGATATTTTGGCAATGTATTTAAATAATGCCTATTTTGGTGAAGGAGTTTGGGGAGTTCAAGATGCATCTCAAAAATACTTTGGTATCAATGCTAGTCAATTGAATGAGAAACAAGCGGCTATGTTGGCAGGAATGCTTCAATCACCGAATGGCTATGATCCATTAGAGCATCCTGAAGCCGCTAAAAATCGTAGAGATCAAGTTTTACAAAACATGGTGAATAATAAAAAAATGGATCAAGCAACTGCTACGAATTTGATGCAGACAAGTATTGGGGCTGATGATTATCAAGTTACTAGTACTAATTATGAATATCCATACTATTTTGATTCTGTAATTGATGAAGCGATTAATAAATATCACTTAAAAGAACAAGATATTATGCAAAATGGTTATAAAATTTATACAAATATGAATCAAGATGATCAGACCAATTTACAAAATGATTATGCTAATTCATATTTGAACCCAATTGGTGTGGGTTCACAAGCGGCTACAGTAGTGCTAAATGCACAAACTGGAGGTGTTAGAGCGGTAATTGGTGGACGTGGAGCACATGAATTCCGTGGATTTAACCGTGCAACACAAATGAAACGGCAGCCTGGTTCAACAATTAAACCAATTGTAGATTATGCTCCAGCATTGAGCCGTGGTTATTCTTATGATTCAATGTTGCCAAATCATGAGATGACTTTTGGTACAAATAAGTACTCACCGCATAATGCTTCTAATATCACAACTGAAGATGTGCCAATGTATGAAGCTTTGGAAAAATCATATAATATTCCGGCAGTTTGGTTGAGTGAGAAGATCGGTATTGATACCTCATATAAGGCTGGAATTAAGGCCGGACTACCTTTGACGAAGGATGATAAGAATTATGCGATGACTATTGGTGGTATGAGCAAGGGAGTGTCACCATTACAATTAGCTCAGGCCTATACAAGTTTTGCTAATGGCGGAACTATGTCAGACGCACATTTTATTACCAAAATTGAAGATGCCAGTGGACGTGTGCTAGTCAATACGGTGAAGCCTAAGAAAACTCGTCTCTGGTCAACTAAGGTAACGAATGAAATGACCAGTATGTTGATGGGTGTTTATACAAATGGAACCGGTGTAGCTGCTGATCCAAGTGGGTATCAAGTGGCAGGTAAGACTGGGACGACTGAGTTTAGTAGTAAAACTGATAGCGATAATACGACTAGCGAAGCCACTGATTCCTGGGCGGTTGCATATACACCAGATATTGTTAATGTAACTTGGACAGGAAACGATAATGGATCAGTGATACCTTCAAGCTTAGATCAAACGGCTGGGCCATTGATGAAACGTTCGTTGGAGCAAATTATTCCGAATACAGCACAAACTTCATTTAAGGTTAAGAGTATCCGAACACAAATTGCGAATGATAGTTTGAATTTTAATGGTACAAATAGCCAAATTTCTGATAATATTAGTGGTATTACTGGTAACATTACATCAGGATTGAAAGAGACCGGAAGTACAATTAAAAAAGGTGCTGAAACGGTTTGGAATGGATTAAGAAATAACTTAGGATTTTAA
- a CDS encoding ATP-binding protein: MWIKQAQINSFGQFQQIKFDFENDFQVVYGLNEAGKTTLHQFISGVLFGFPTARGSKKKTFENVVGGTYGGNLTINVHNQDYRITRIGRTESKLKLTNLNSEQEYDNPDKKLQEILAPLTSELFNAIYSFDQEALLAIFNLRPDSFNDHLRSIATPGAEEWMQVATDLDKTAALQMGRTKTAKRPINRALSNLNQLEQQYQQRLTQSPNLLELEQELNQRRQNLNDLQEQQKMQQKRAANQSDLAAYRPALQQLQQLDDQLSNRQQMMEPELSQKIIALNFQIHTDVQSEAPSMTQSQLDQADLHLELLEQIYSKKQQLEKDLQDDEQQLQMLRSKWQVDNLPKPLSTEQLSAFQETESNSNEQFLKPMILWGAVFIILGILLLLVQQISGASILIIIGLGLIVWQYGHVQGISESKLDLVEFDSEYQNWNPEMVEIVQGDAREQMVLKDNIATDREKLQNIQGQIIPLNQALAWLVQDGNHNQQRLKLSELKLKQQQFDQEQAKRLKQQATMQTLLKKIGLQSWSEFEQRQIEDQQTKELLEKQRLLNEQLKDIDRKSLEGLPDDNQRIKDQQKMLHEINQQQASLTQLEYQLEQIKKDDSLEYLSQQLADERTRVFEDLQQYFVNKVLSQWVQSILNQTIGERLPQLMKQASEYLQSLTEGRYIELKYTKTLIRAKNKKGELFNLIDLSKGTAEQIYVALRLAFIQQMDSTAQFPILIDDAFVDFDAKRRVNLIKILKQFVATGYQVIYFTAHQIEENSMINLSNLERGEDYE, from the coding sequence ATGTGGATTAAACAAGCACAAATTAACAGCTTTGGACAATTCCAACAGATCAAATTTGATTTTGAAAATGATTTTCAAGTGGTTTATGGGTTAAATGAGGCCGGAAAAACTACTCTGCATCAGTTTATTAGTGGTGTCTTATTTGGCTTTCCAACTGCTCGGGGAAGTAAGAAAAAAACTTTTGAAAATGTGGTGGGAGGAACTTATGGTGGGAATTTAACGATCAATGTTCATAACCAAGACTATCGAATAACTCGGATAGGCCGAACGGAATCAAAATTGAAATTAACTAATTTAAATAGTGAACAAGAATATGACAATCCTGATAAAAAACTACAAGAAATATTAGCGCCATTAACGTCTGAATTATTTAATGCCATTTATAGTTTTGATCAGGAGGCGTTGTTGGCAATTTTTAATTTGCGCCCTGATTCTTTTAATGATCATTTGAGAAGTATTGCTACACCTGGAGCCGAAGAATGGATGCAAGTTGCGACAGATTTAGATAAGACGGCGGCTTTGCAAATGGGACGTACCAAGACGGCTAAGCGTCCGATTAATCGGGCTTTATCAAACTTAAATCAGCTTGAACAACAATATCAGCAGCGGTTGACTCAAAGCCCTAATTTATTAGAATTGGAACAAGAATTAAATCAACGACGACAAAATTTGAATGACCTACAGGAACAACAAAAAATGCAACAAAAACGGGCTGCAAATCAAAGCGATTTAGCCGCGTATCGGCCAGCCTTACAACAATTACAACAGTTGGATGATCAGTTATCAAATCGACAACAAATGATGGAACCAGAATTATCACAGAAAATTATAGCTTTAAATTTTCAAATTCATACGGATGTGCAGTCCGAAGCGCCTTCAATGACTCAAAGTCAATTGGATCAAGCTGATCTTCATTTGGAATTATTAGAGCAAATATATTCTAAAAAGCAACAACTTGAAAAGGATTTGCAAGATGACGAGCAACAATTACAAATGTTGCGAAGTAAGTGGCAGGTTGACAACTTACCTAAGCCCTTGAGTACTGAACAATTAAGTGCGTTTCAGGAAACCGAATCTAATAGTAATGAACAATTCTTAAAACCTATGATATTATGGGGAGCTGTTTTTATTATTTTGGGTATTTTGCTTTTATTAGTACAACAAATTAGTGGTGCAAGTATTTTGATAATTATTGGGTTAGGATTAATTGTATGGCAATATGGACATGTACAAGGTATTTCTGAATCTAAGCTTGATTTAGTTGAATTTGATTCTGAATATCAAAATTGGAATCCAGAGATGGTTGAAATAGTACAAGGTGATGCCAGAGAACAAATGGTTCTCAAAGATAACATTGCAACTGATCGGGAAAAACTACAAAATATACAAGGACAAATCATACCATTAAATCAAGCTTTAGCATGGCTTGTACAAGATGGTAATCATAATCAGCAGCGTTTGAAATTGTCAGAGCTTAAATTAAAGCAACAGCAGTTTGATCAAGAACAGGCTAAAAGATTGAAGCAACAAGCTACTATGCAAACACTATTGAAAAAAATCGGCTTACAGTCTTGGTCAGAATTTGAACAACGGCAAATTGAAGATCAACAAACCAAAGAATTATTAGAAAAACAAAGATTATTGAATGAGCAGTTGAAGGATATTGATAGAAAGTCACTAGAAGGGCTCCCGGATGATAATCAACGCATTAAAGATCAACAAAAAATGCTACATGAAATTAATCAACAGCAAGCCTCTTTGACTCAATTGGAATATCAATTGGAACAAATTAAAAAAGATGATAGTTTAGAATATTTGAGCCAACAATTAGCTGACGAACGAACACGGGTTTTTGAAGATCTACAACAATATTTTGTTAATAAAGTACTAAGTCAATGGGTTCAATCTATATTAAATCAAACCATTGGGGAACGGTTACCGCAGTTAATGAAGCAAGCTAGTGAATATTTACAGTCTCTGACGGAAGGACGCTATATTGAACTTAAATACACGAAAACACTTATTCGTGCAAAAAATAAAAAAGGTGAACTATTTAATTTAATTGATTTATCCAAGGGAACAGCAGAACAAATTTATGTAGCATTACGTTTGGCCTTTATTCAGCAAATGGACTCAACAGCACAGTTTCCAATTCTAATAGATGATGCCTTTGTCGATTTTGATGCTAAACGGCGAGTAAATTTAATTAAAATTTTAAAACAGTTTGTAGCTACTGGATATCAAGTGATTTATTTTACGGCTCATCAAATTGAAGAAAATAGTATGATAAATTTATCAAATCTGGAACGGGGTGAGGACTATGAATGA
- a CDS encoding arginine repressor, translated as MALKKKARQALILDILNHQVIDSQEDLMKALERMGYEVTQATISRDIKELRVVRRADKHGQNRYQVLLENVETTPNLVIEGVKTMATGATQVEFMISVKTTPGSGNRLAALIDANQIDEVVSTIAGHDTIHVLCKSKAASDSLINKLITWIE; from the coding sequence ATGGCCTTAAAGAAGAAAGCACGGCAAGCATTGATTTTAGATATTTTGAACCATCAAGTGATCGATTCACAAGAAGATTTAATGAAAGCTTTGGAACGAATGGGCTATGAGGTAACTCAGGCCACGATTTCTCGGGATATTAAAGAGTTGAGGGTCGTACGGCGAGCTGATAAGCACGGACAAAATAGATATCAAGTCTTACTAGAAAATGTAGAGACAACGCCTAACTTAGTTATCGAGGGAGTTAAGACGATGGCAACCGGAGCTACACAAGTTGAATTTATGATTTCGGTCAAAACAACGCCCGGGAGTGGAAATCGCTTAGCAGCCTTGATCGATGCAAATCAAATTGATGAAGTTGTTTCAACGATTGCAGGACATGATACCATTCATGTATTATGCAAATCTAAAGCAGCATCAGATAGTTTGATTAATAAATTGATAACATGGATTGAATAA
- a CDS encoding metallophosphoesterase family protein: protein MVKFIHAGDVHLGNAFIGLSDIPNWLIEKLQRATLDAFRRLIDMALQEKVDLVLLPGDVYNTNEVNPRIQLFLMEQFERLHEKSIPVVLSYGNHDFVKSVEYAPLFPENVHILGTSVETLLFNTDQNEQIAVSGFSYNNRHINENMTIDFPMKQNEDYHIGMYHGALGIAGRDDYAPFKISDLNTKHYQYWALGHIHIRQTLQEKPFIGYSGSLQGLNHKEDGLKGFYLVQSDENHQLQPTFVSSAPIVWQTINLKIEANQEIQASSLIELVKSTIEPQEHIFLLIQLKLTVDNQKQLQMVNSNAFYQQLKSKFQPDDHMYIYQLETKAQQLMMTMPELSAESNLKELDKLVTVEHLVEMGLNLVDNTAVFELLIDPDNLAEIKDKIQLKLKKIQGGVQDVD from the coding sequence ATGGTTAAATTTATTCATGCAGGAGATGTACATTTAGGAAATGCGTTTATTGGATTAAGCGATATTCCTAATTGGTTGATTGAAAAATTACAGCGGGCAACATTAGATGCTTTTCGTCGTTTAATTGATATGGCGTTACAAGAAAAAGTTGATTTGGTTTTACTACCTGGGGATGTTTATAATACCAATGAAGTAAATCCACGAATTCAATTATTTTTGATGGAACAATTTGAACGTTTGCACGAAAAAAGTATCCCAGTTGTATTAAGCTATGGAAATCATGATTTTGTAAAATCAGTTGAATATGCACCATTATTCCCGGAAAATGTGCATATTTTAGGAACTAGTGTTGAAACATTGCTTTTTAACACAGATCAAAATGAACAAATTGCAGTTTCTGGTTTTAGCTACAATAATCGTCATATTAATGAAAATATGACGATTGATTTTCCAATGAAGCAGAACGAAGATTATCATATCGGAATGTATCATGGAGCATTAGGAATAGCTGGTAGGGATGACTATGCACCTTTTAAAATTAGTGATTTAAATACCAAACATTATCAATATTGGGCTTTGGGACATATTCATATTCGTCAAACCTTACAAGAAAAACCTTTTATTGGCTATTCAGGTAGCTTACAGGGCTTAAATCATAAAGAAGATGGCTTAAAAGGCTTTTATCTAGTGCAAAGTGATGAAAATCATCAATTGCAGCCAACTTTTGTATCCAGTGCTCCAATTGTATGGCAAACAATCAATTTAAAAATAGAAGCGAATCAAGAAATACAAGCATCGAGTTTGATTGAATTAGTGAAAAGTACAATTGAGCCACAGGAGCATATTTTTTTGTTAATTCAATTAAAATTGACAGTTGATAACCAAAAACAACTTCAAATGGTGAATTCAAATGCTTTTTATCAGCAACTAAAAAGTAAATTTCAACCAGATGATCACATGTATATTTACCAATTAGAGACTAAAGCTCAACAATTAATGATGACGATGCCAGAATTATCAGCAGAGTCTAATTTAAAAGAGTTAGATAAATTAGTTACAGTAGAACATCTAGTTGAAATGGGCTTAAATTTAGTTGATAATACGGCTGTTTTTGAATTGTTGATAGATCCAGATAATCTTGCTGAAATTAAAGATAAGATTCAGTTGAAATTAAAAAAGATCCAAGGAGGTGTGCAAGATGTGGATTAA